One genomic region from Salvia hispanica cultivar TCC Black 2014 chromosome 2, UniMelb_Shisp_WGS_1.0, whole genome shotgun sequence encodes:
- the LOC125207143 gene encoding pentatricopeptide repeat-containing protein At3g03580-like, whose translation MMLLQNLGFFFHHCAKAKALRSGISLHAAAIKIGRVAETSICNHILNFYAKCGLLHPAQQMFDEMPHRNLVTWSAMISGYNLWGRPHKALQLFSNMQKHFKPNDSVFSSALSSCASSRDSNLGPQIHASALKLNYCSVSFVVNSLILVYMKCGMCADALSVFSDSNFVHPTLVSYNIAITGLVDNKQFEKGMELFVILLRRGLLPDRFTFAGLLGAGEALYGLSTVLQLHCQMVKLGLDCMSFSGNVLMTLYSKFCLFRESDKVFRSIGEKDVCSWNTIISDCCHCDDHSKALDVLREMDVAPDDYTYASLLSAAANMASMRIGKEIHCRLIRTGPDWDVGVGNALVNMYAKCGNITSAYTVFEQMEIRTLISWNTIIAAFANHGHAEKAMALFEEMKTAGVEPDSITFLELLTACSHSGLADVGRMVFDSMSRVYGISPGSEHLCCLIDLLGRSGRLSEAEEYSDKRDDEVVLGCLLSACRLQGDVVVGERIAKRLVKLGPLSAASPYVLLSNLYAMNNNWDAVSRSRRLLEDGDMEKEAARTSIYLSTFN comes from the coding sequence ATGATGCTGCTGCAAAATCTTGGTTTCTTTTTCCACCATTGCGCCAAAGCCAAGGCATTAAGAAGTGGGATTTCTCTCCACGCTGCAGCTATTAAGATAGGACGAGTAGCAGAAACTTCCATCTGCAATCACATTCTCAATTTCTACGCCAAATGTGGACTTCTTCACCCAGCCCAGCAGATGTTCGATGAAATGCCGCACAGAAATTTGGTCACGTGGTCTGCCATGATATCTGGCTATAACCTTTGGGGCAGACCCCATAAAGCGCTTCAACTCTTCAGCAATATGCAGAAGCATTTTAAGCCCAATGATTCAGTATTCTCGAGCGCTCTTAGCTCCTGCGCCAGCTCAAGGGACTCAAATCTCGGGCCGCAAATTCATGCGTCCGCGTTAAAGCTCAACTATTGTTCTGTTAGTTTCGTTGTTAATTCACTGATTTTGGTGTACATGAAATGTGGCATGTGTGCTGATGCACTATCTGTTTTTAGTGATAGCAATTTTGTTCACCCAACTCTAGTTTCCTACAACATTGCAATCACTGGGCTGGTGGATAACAAGCAGTTCGAGAAGGGAATGGAGTTGTTTGTGATTCTTTTAAGACGGGGTCTGCTTCCAGACCGGTTTACTTTTGCGGGATTATTAGGCGCTGGTGAAGCCTTATATGGTTTATCAACGGTTCTGCAACTGCACTGTCAAATGGTGAAGCTTGGGCTTGACTGTATGTCGTTTTCTGGGAATGTTCTGATGACACTCTACTCCAAGTTTTGTTTGTTTCGAGAATCCGACAAGGTGTTCAGGTCCATTGGAGAAAAAGATGTATGTTCCTGGAATACTATCATTTCTGATTGTTGCCACTGTGATGATCACTCAAAGGCTCTGGATGTTTTGAGAGAGATGGACGTGGCTCCAGATGATTACACGTATGCTAGTTTGCTTTCGGCAGCTGCTAACATGGCCTCCATGAGAATTGGCAAAGAGATTCACTGCCGTCTGATCAGGACAGGGCCGGATTGGGATGTTGGCGTTGGAAATGCACTTGTCAACATGTATGCTAAGTGCGGAAACATTACCTCAGCATACACTGTCTTTGAGCAAATGGAGATTCGCACTCTTATTTCTTGGAACACCATCATTGCTGCATTTGCAAATCACGGCCACGCTGAAAAAGCTATGGCACTGTTCGAGGAGATGAAGACAGCAGGTGTGGAGCCAGACTCCATCACATTTCTTGAACTGCTGACTGCTTGCAGTCACTCTGGGCTTGCTGATGTGGGCCGGATGGTTTTTGATTCTATGAGCAGAGTTTACGGAATAAGCCCTGGAAGCGAGCATCTGTGCTGCCTCATTGATCTGTTAGGGCGATCTGGAAGGTTAAGCGAGGCTGAAGAATATAGTGataaaagagatgatgaagttGTTTTGGGATGTTTACTTTCTGCATGCCGACTGCAGGGAGATGTTGTCGTTGGGGAACGGATAGCTAAGAGGCTCGTAAAACTCGGTCCTCTTTCAGCAGCTTCGCCTTACGTTCTGTTATCCAACTTATACGCCATGAATAACAACTGGGATGCTGTTTCGAGGTCGAGAAGATTGCTGGAAGATGGCGACATGGAAAAGGAGGCTGCTCGAACATCCATATATTTGtccacttttaattaa
- the LOC125207144 gene encoding glycosyltransferase BC10-like — translation MKSTQGWRMGTKESPMLLMARPRSHLKKPTWIIVLVSLVSFFVICSYIYPPQNFAACYIFSYNGCEALQNWLPPALTRGLTDDEFASRVVIKDLLSRPSVISLNPKIAFLFLTPGALPFEKLWDKFFQGNEGRFSVYVHASKDKPVHFSRYFVNREIRSDTVEWGKISMVDAERRLLANALKDPDNQQFVLLSDSCIPLRSFDFVYDYLMQTNVSFVDCYEDPGPHGTGRYIKYMLPEVEKKDFRKGSQWFTMKRQHAIIIMADSLYFRKFREHCKPGMEGGRNCYSDEHYLPTFFYMLDPGGIANWSVTHVDWSEFKWHPKSYKSQDVTMELLRNITSIAESLHVTSDKKRQSRITPCLWNGVERPCFLFARKFLPETLNKLLRLFPNYTSIEAD, via the exons ATGAAGTCAACTCAGGGCTGGCGTATGGGCACAAAAGAATCACCTATGTTGCTTATGGCTCGCCCTCGCAGCCATTTAAAGAAGCCGACATGGATTATTGTATTGGTCTCATTAGTCAGCTTCTTCGTAATCTGTTCATATATTTATCCCCCTCAGAATTTCGCAGCATGTTATATATTCTCATATAATGGTTGCGAGGCATTGCAAAATTGGCTTCCTCCTGCACTTACCAGAGGACTGACTGATGATGAATTTGCTTCTCGAGTTGTAATTAAAGATCTCCTTAGTAGGCCTTCTGTTATATCCTTGAACCCCAAAATTGCCTTCTTATTTTTGACACCCGGTGCTTTACCGTTTGAGAAGTTATGGGACAAATTTTTCCAG GGTAATGAAGGAAGATTTTCTGTGTATGTGCATGCATCCAAGGATAAACCTGTTCATTTTAGCCGTTATTTTGTCAATCGAGAAATTCGTAGTGACACG GTAGAGTGGGGGAAAATTTCAATGGTTGATGCTGAAAGACGGCTTCTAGCCAATGCACTAAAAGATCCAGACAACCAGCAATTCGTACTGCTTTCTGACAG CTGCATACCACTTCgtagttttgattttgtgtacGATTATCTCATGCAGACAAATGTTAGCTTTGTAGATTG CTATGAGGATCCTGGTCCTCATGGAACTGGCAGGTACATTAAATATATGCTACCTGAAGTAGAGAAGAAAGACTTTCGGAAAGGATCCCAG TGGTTCACAATGAAGCGGCAGCATGCTATTATAATCATGGCTGACAGTCTCTACTTTAGGAAATTCAGGGAGCATTGCAAG CCTGGCATGGAAGGAGGACGCAACTGCTACTCGGATGAACACTATTTGCCAACATTTTTCTAT ATGCTTGATCCAGGTGGAATAGCCAATTGGTCAGTAACACATGTTGATTGGTCAGAATTTAAGTGGCACCCAAAATCATACAAATCGCAGGATGTCACCATGGAGCTTTTAAGAAATATCACA TCTATCGCAGAAAGTTTGCATGTAACAAGTGACAAAAAG AGACAATCCAGGATTACGCCATGCTTGTGGAATGGAGTCGAACGCCCATGTTTTCTATTTGCAAGGAAGTTCTTACCCGAAACACTGAATAAGTTGCTACGCCTTTTCCCCAATTATACATCTATTGAGGCAGACTGA